Proteins from a single region of Hypomesus transpacificus isolate Combined female chromosome 9, fHypTra1, whole genome shotgun sequence:
- the ubap2a gene encoding ubiquitin-associated protein 2a isoform X4 yields MMTSLGGDKARGPRDKALPASTHITQPQKQLQATAEQIRLAQMIYDKNDADFEGKVNQLMEVTGKNQDECMVALHDCNEDVNRAINFLLESTSDTTSWETVGKKKPLVKDGPSEGKENKENREKRAEREGSRGRGGANRRGKGASRNRQGRPEENGVEVAPVERVESSAERGRRGRGRGSGGRGRGRGPPVSRFSAQGMGTFNPADYTSERSAGTTQGEAWETGANNNSTDGTVAWRSTMDDWAAEDWSEDVSLSETKVFTSSCAPAAENHITTGQSVDLATLLQKPVGVRGGEEGGIKAPSAQNLVFTNSHHPPGQTRNGTGMSTGTTSYAHAALSSVLGAGFGDLGQSKRSQSSPGAQILEQLKGPGLGPLPSSQAPPPSTQLGSPLGRLPGLGAHGAPPSTSSWDIKGSEPSASQFSREFALQPEPSLVLSQLGQRHSGPPLPLACQPQPPTSSAPSQQTAAGAEVSAAATSPAQEGPLLTASGSKTAPSVGPDPQGSNTPQQQRAQLKVQKRRIPPSSKIPSSAVEMPGSADVPGLNLQFGALDFGSESALPDFGSADNCGGVGSRESPPAPTPAPQNQSSLYSKPHSESLVGPLSSSEPIYPSPSVAMPSLAPSLLGTASSVTPSSSSTPSSVPSSSPFVSAASDYDCGVAPHSRLAFSQSKENPGPVMNGLNGVRSAAALDKHGSATFTVRSVALSLPAPSVASTPKSESPASLSLSTSSAPPAHMPPSHSAALSSLATDMTSASLAQLNSHVSNSHSSVSALGSSSLTYTSVDSNVSSLAPLSGSSFSSAPPPSAHLVNSSISQLGHMSSMMSGAGGVHAALGLGPNGTGSNLNTPRTAPLLSSSTGKAPPNLSQGVPPLLPNQYIMGPGGLLPAYPQIYGYEDLHMLQSRLPMPSLQDYYGITFPGPTALSGRDGSLANNPYSGEVTKFGRGDSTSPAPPTSLSAPQAPQGQNQGQSQPPQPQGQPQGQHHSSQQAFLPPGYSYTGLPYYAGMPSAVPSAAFQYAPTMFVPPGSQGPSSAKQHGMGLGLGNPSASPFQQQQQQQQASSYGQHTFSSGYEDLTQGPAGGDYSKGYSNSSQTQAKSTATGPGKGVSVTSSNSGVPDISGTVYNKTQSFDKQGFHAGTPPPFNLPSALGGPGPLNPGGAPGGYAPAPFLHILPAHQQQHSQLLHHHLAQDGQGGPSQRGQSSSMQQKSQVNKSSYGSSPYWAN; encoded by the exons atgatgACCTCGCTGGGCGGCGACAAGGCCCGAGGCCCTCGGGACAAAGCGCTGCCTGCTTCCACACACATCACCCAACCACAGAAACAGCTCCAG gCAACCGCTGAGCAGATCCGGCTCGCCCAGATGATCTACGACAAGAATGATGCCGACTTTGAGGGCAAAGTTAACCAG TTGATGGAGGTGACGGGGAAGAACCAGGACGAGTGCATGGTGGCACTCCACGACTGCAACGAGGATGTCAACAGAGCCATAAACTTCCTCCTGGAGAGCACTTCTGACACG ACCTCCTGGGAGACAGTGGGGAAGAAGAAGCCCCTGGTGAAGGACGGCCCGTCGGAGGGcaaggagaacaaggagaaccgggagaagagggcagagagggagggcagccgGGGGCGAGGGGGCGCCAACCGGAGGGGCAAGGGGGCCAGTCGCAACCGGCAAG GGCGGCCGGAGGAGAACGGCGTGGAGGTGGCCCCggtagagagggtggagagctCGGCCGAGCGAGGCCGCAGGGGAAGAGGGCGAG gaTCGGGAGGCCGAGGTAGAGGCAGGGGGCCACCAGTGAGCAGGTTCTCCGCCCAGGGAATGGG gaccttcAACCCAGCGGACTACACCTCCGAAAGAAGTGCGGGGACCACACAGGGAGAAGCGTGGGAGACGGgggccaacaacaacagcacagATGGGACAG TTGCCTGGAGAAGCACCATGGACGACTGGGCCGCCGAGGACTGGAGCGAGGACGTAAGT ctctctgAGACCAAagtgttcacctcctcctgtgCGCCTGCTGCTGAGAACCACATCACGACTGGGCAAAG tGTGGACCTGGCTACCCTGCTGCAGAAGCCTGTGGGGgtacgaggaggagaggaggggggtatcAAAGCCCCCTCGGCCCAGAACTTGGTCTTCACCAACTCCCACCACCCCCCGGGCCAAACCCGCAACGGGACGGGCATGAGTACAGGCACCACCAGCTACGCACACGCTGCCCTG tcctCGGTGCTGGGCGCAGGGTTCGGGGACCTGGGCCAGTCCAAGAGGAGTCAGTCCAGTCCTGGGGCCCAAATCCTGGAGCAGCTCAAGGGGCCGGGCCTGGggcccctgccctcctctcaggCCCCCCCACCCAGCACACAGCTGGGCAGCCCCCTGGGGAGGCTGCCTGGGCTGGGGGCTCACGGGGCCCCACCCTCCACGTCCAGCTGGGATATTAAGGGCTCGGAGCCCAGCGCCTCCCAGTTTAGcc GGGAGTTTGCCCTGCAGCCCGAACCCTCCCTGGTGCTGAGCCAGCTGGGCCAGAGACACTCcggcccccccctgcccctggccTGCCAGCCGcagccccccacctcctccgccccctcccagcAGACTGCGGCCGGTGCCGAGGTCTCCGCCGCCGCCACCTCGCCCGCCCAGGAAGGACCCTTGCTCACGGCCAGCGGCTCCAAGACTGCCCCCAGCGTAGGGCCGGACCCTCAGGGCAGCAACACGCCGCAGCAGCAGCGGGCACAGCTAAAGGTCCAGAAACGAAGGATACCTCCCTCCTCGAAG ATCCCCTCCTCCGCAGTGGAGATGCCCGGCTCGGCTGACGTCCCCGGCCTCAACCTGCAGTTCGGGGCCCTGGACTTTGGCTCGGAGTCGGCACTGCCGGACTTTGGCTCGGCGGACAACTGCGGTGGCGTGGGGTCCAGGGAGTCCCCCCCTGCCCCGACACCCGCCCCCCAGAACCAGAGCAGCCTCTATTCCAAACCTCACAG CGAGTCTTTAGTCGGCCCACTCTCATCCTCGGAGCCCATCTATCCCTCCCCGTCGGTGGCCATGCCCAGCCTGGCCCCCTCCTTGTTGGGCACGGCCAGCTCTgtgaccccctcctcctcctccaccccctcctcggtcccctcctcctcgccctttGTCTCAGCGGCGAGCGACTATGACTGCGGCGTGGCTCCTCACTCACGTCTGGCCTTCTCTCAGAGCAAAGAGAACCCGGGACCGGTCATG AATGGTCTGAATGGTGTAAGGAGCGCAGCTGCTCTCGACA AACACGGCTCCGCGACTTTCACCGTGCGTTCTGTCGCTCTCTCCCTGCCAGCCCCGTCAGTGGCGTCCACACCAAAGTCCGAGTCTCCGGCGTCTCTGAGCCTCAGCACCAGCAGTGCCCCCCCCGCCCACATGCCCCCCTCCCACAGCGCCGCGCTCTCCAGCCTGGCGACCGACATGACGTCGGCCAGCCTAGCACAACTCAACAG CCATGTCAGTAATAGTCATTCCTCAGTCTCAGCTCTCGGATCCAGCTCCCTCACG TACACCAGTGTGGACAGCAACGTGAGCTCTCTGGCGCCCCTGTCGGGCTCCTCCTTCTCGTCGGCTCCGCCTCCCTCGGCCCACCTGGTCAACAGTAGCATAAGCCAGCTGGGTCACATGAGCAGCATGATGAGCGGGGCCGGGGGGGTCCACGccgccctgggcctgggcccgaACGGAACCGGCTCCAACCTCAACACCCCCAGGACCGCCccgctgctctcctcctccactg GGAAAGCTCCCCCTAACTTGTCCCAGGGGGTTCCCCCGCTGCTGCCCAACCAGTATATCATGGGTCCAGGAGGGCTGCTGCCAGCCTACCCA CAGATCTACGGATATGAGGACCTCCACATGTTACAGTCCAGACTGCCAATG CCCTCTTTGCAGGATTACTATGGAATCACATTCCCGGGCCCCACAGCTCTCTCTGGTAGAGATGGAAGCCTTGCCAATAACCCTTACTCGG GTGAAGTCACCAAGTTTGGCCGTGGTGACTccacctccccagccccccccaccagcctgtctgccccccaggccccccagggCCAGAACCAGGGCCAgagccagcccccccagccccagggccAGCCCCAGGGCCAGCACCACAGCAGCCAGCAGGCCTTCCTGCCTCCGGGCTACAGCTACACGGGCCTGCCCTACTACGCCGGCATGCCCAGCGCCGTGCCCAGCGCAGCCTTCCAGTACGCCCCCACCATGTTCGTGCCCCCGGGCAGCCAGGGGCCGTCGTCGGCCAAGCAGCACGGCATGGGCCTTGGCCTGGGGAACCCGTCGGCCAGCCccttccagcagcagcagcagcaacagcaggccAGCAGCTACGGCCAGCACACCTTCAGCTCAG GGTACGAGGACCTGACCCAGGGGCCAGCAGGAGGGGACTACAGCAAAGGCTACAGCAACTCCTCCCAGACACAGGCCAAATCTACTGCTACAGGCCCTGGAAAAG GTGTCTCTGTGACATCAAGCAACTCTGGAGTGCCAGACATCAGTGGAACTGTTTACAACAAGACCCAG TCCTTTGATAAGCAGGGTTTCCATGCGGGGACCCCCCCACCCTTCAACTTGCCGTCAGCACTGGGAGGCCCGGGGCCCCTCAACCCTGGAGGAGCCCCTGGAGGCTACGCTCCGGCCCccttcctccacatcctccccGCCCACCAGCAACAACACTCCCAGCTGCTGCACCACCACCTGGCCCAGGAcggacag ggcGGACCAAGTCAACGTGGCCAGTCCAGCAGCATGCAGCAGAAGAGCCAGGTCAACAAGTCCAGCTATGGCAGCTCCCCATACTGGGCCAACTGA
- the ubap2a gene encoding ubiquitin-associated protein 2a isoform X6 produces MMTSLGGDKARGPRDKALPASTHITQPQKQLQATAEQIRLAQMIYDKNDADFEGKVNQLMEVTGKNQDECMVALHDCNEDVNRAINFLLESTSDTTSWETVGKKKPLVKDGPSEGKENKENREKRAEREGSRGRGGANRRGKGASRNRQGRPEENGVEVAPVERVESSAERGRRGRGRGSGGRGRGRGPPVSRFSAQGMGTFNPADYTSERSAGTTQGEAWETGANNNSTDGTVAWRSTMDDWAAEDWSEDVSLSETKVFTSSCAPAAENHITTGQSVDLATLLQKPVGVRGGEEGGIKAPSAQNLVFTNSHHPPGQTRNGTGMSTGTTSYAHAALSSVLGAGFGDLGQSKRSQSSPGAQILEQLKGPGLGPLPSSQAPPPSTQLGSPLGRLPGLGAHGAPPSTSSWDIKGSEPSASQFSREFALQPEPSLVLSQLGQRHSGPPLPLACQPQPPTSSAPSQQTAAGAEVSAAATSPAQEGPLLTASGSKTAPSVGPDPQGSNTPQQQRAQLKVQKRRIPPSSKIPSSAVEMPGSADVPGLNLQFGALDFGSESALPDFGSADNCGGVGSRESPPAPTPAPQNQSSLYSKPHSESLVGPLSSSEPIYPSPSVAMPSLAPSLLGTASSVTPSSSSTPSSVPSSSPFVSAASDYDCGVAPHSRLAFSQSKENPGPVMNGLNGVRSAAALDTPSVASTPKSESPASLSLSTSSAPPAHMPPSHSAALSSLATDMTSASLAQLNSHVSNSHSSVSALGSSSLTYTSVDSNVSSLAPLSGSSFSSAPPPSAHLVNSSISQLGHMSSMMSGAGGVHAALGLGPNGTGSNLNTPRTAPLLSSSTGKAPPNLSQGVPPLLPNQYIMGPGGLLPAYPQIYGYEDLHMLQSRLPMPSLQDYYGITFPGPTALSGRDGSLANNPYSGEVTKFGRGDSTSPAPPTSLSAPQAPQGQNQGQSQPPQPQGQPQGQHHSSQQAFLPPGYSYTGLPYYAGMPSAVPSAAFQYAPTMFVPPGSQGPSSAKQHGMGLGLGNPSASPFQQQQQQQQASSYGQHTFSSGYEDLTQGPAGGDYSKGYSNSSQTQAKSTATGPGKGVSVTSSNSGVPDISGTVYNKTQSFDKQGFHAGTPPPFNLPSALGGPGPLNPGGAPGGYAPAPFLHILPAHQQQHSQLLHHHLAQDGQGGPSQRGQSSSMQQKSQVNKSSYGSSPYWAN; encoded by the exons atgatgACCTCGCTGGGCGGCGACAAGGCCCGAGGCCCTCGGGACAAAGCGCTGCCTGCTTCCACACACATCACCCAACCACAGAAACAGCTCCAG gCAACCGCTGAGCAGATCCGGCTCGCCCAGATGATCTACGACAAGAATGATGCCGACTTTGAGGGCAAAGTTAACCAG TTGATGGAGGTGACGGGGAAGAACCAGGACGAGTGCATGGTGGCACTCCACGACTGCAACGAGGATGTCAACAGAGCCATAAACTTCCTCCTGGAGAGCACTTCTGACACG ACCTCCTGGGAGACAGTGGGGAAGAAGAAGCCCCTGGTGAAGGACGGCCCGTCGGAGGGcaaggagaacaaggagaaccgggagaagagggcagagagggagggcagccgGGGGCGAGGGGGCGCCAACCGGAGGGGCAAGGGGGCCAGTCGCAACCGGCAAG GGCGGCCGGAGGAGAACGGCGTGGAGGTGGCCCCggtagagagggtggagagctCGGCCGAGCGAGGCCGCAGGGGAAGAGGGCGAG gaTCGGGAGGCCGAGGTAGAGGCAGGGGGCCACCAGTGAGCAGGTTCTCCGCCCAGGGAATGGG gaccttcAACCCAGCGGACTACACCTCCGAAAGAAGTGCGGGGACCACACAGGGAGAAGCGTGGGAGACGGgggccaacaacaacagcacagATGGGACAG TTGCCTGGAGAAGCACCATGGACGACTGGGCCGCCGAGGACTGGAGCGAGGACGTAAGT ctctctgAGACCAAagtgttcacctcctcctgtgCGCCTGCTGCTGAGAACCACATCACGACTGGGCAAAG tGTGGACCTGGCTACCCTGCTGCAGAAGCCTGTGGGGgtacgaggaggagaggaggggggtatcAAAGCCCCCTCGGCCCAGAACTTGGTCTTCACCAACTCCCACCACCCCCCGGGCCAAACCCGCAACGGGACGGGCATGAGTACAGGCACCACCAGCTACGCACACGCTGCCCTG tcctCGGTGCTGGGCGCAGGGTTCGGGGACCTGGGCCAGTCCAAGAGGAGTCAGTCCAGTCCTGGGGCCCAAATCCTGGAGCAGCTCAAGGGGCCGGGCCTGGggcccctgccctcctctcaggCCCCCCCACCCAGCACACAGCTGGGCAGCCCCCTGGGGAGGCTGCCTGGGCTGGGGGCTCACGGGGCCCCACCCTCCACGTCCAGCTGGGATATTAAGGGCTCGGAGCCCAGCGCCTCCCAGTTTAGcc GGGAGTTTGCCCTGCAGCCCGAACCCTCCCTGGTGCTGAGCCAGCTGGGCCAGAGACACTCcggcccccccctgcccctggccTGCCAGCCGcagccccccacctcctccgccccctcccagcAGACTGCGGCCGGTGCCGAGGTCTCCGCCGCCGCCACCTCGCCCGCCCAGGAAGGACCCTTGCTCACGGCCAGCGGCTCCAAGACTGCCCCCAGCGTAGGGCCGGACCCTCAGGGCAGCAACACGCCGCAGCAGCAGCGGGCACAGCTAAAGGTCCAGAAACGAAGGATACCTCCCTCCTCGAAG ATCCCCTCCTCCGCAGTGGAGATGCCCGGCTCGGCTGACGTCCCCGGCCTCAACCTGCAGTTCGGGGCCCTGGACTTTGGCTCGGAGTCGGCACTGCCGGACTTTGGCTCGGCGGACAACTGCGGTGGCGTGGGGTCCAGGGAGTCCCCCCCTGCCCCGACACCCGCCCCCCAGAACCAGAGCAGCCTCTATTCCAAACCTCACAG CGAGTCTTTAGTCGGCCCACTCTCATCCTCGGAGCCCATCTATCCCTCCCCGTCGGTGGCCATGCCCAGCCTGGCCCCCTCCTTGTTGGGCACGGCCAGCTCTgtgaccccctcctcctcctccaccccctcctcggtcccctcctcctcgccctttGTCTCAGCGGCGAGCGACTATGACTGCGGCGTGGCTCCTCACTCACGTCTGGCCTTCTCTCAGAGCAAAGAGAACCCGGGACCGGTCATG AATGGTCTGAATGGTGTAAGGAGCGCAGCTGCTCTCGACA CCCCGTCAGTGGCGTCCACACCAAAGTCCGAGTCTCCGGCGTCTCTGAGCCTCAGCACCAGCAGTGCCCCCCCCGCCCACATGCCCCCCTCCCACAGCGCCGCGCTCTCCAGCCTGGCGACCGACATGACGTCGGCCAGCCTAGCACAACTCAACAG CCATGTCAGTAATAGTCATTCCTCAGTCTCAGCTCTCGGATCCAGCTCCCTCACG TACACCAGTGTGGACAGCAACGTGAGCTCTCTGGCGCCCCTGTCGGGCTCCTCCTTCTCGTCGGCTCCGCCTCCCTCGGCCCACCTGGTCAACAGTAGCATAAGCCAGCTGGGTCACATGAGCAGCATGATGAGCGGGGCCGGGGGGGTCCACGccgccctgggcctgggcccgaACGGAACCGGCTCCAACCTCAACACCCCCAGGACCGCCccgctgctctcctcctccactg GGAAAGCTCCCCCTAACTTGTCCCAGGGGGTTCCCCCGCTGCTGCCCAACCAGTATATCATGGGTCCAGGAGGGCTGCTGCCAGCCTACCCA CAGATCTACGGATATGAGGACCTCCACATGTTACAGTCCAGACTGCCAATG CCCTCTTTGCAGGATTACTATGGAATCACATTCCCGGGCCCCACAGCTCTCTCTGGTAGAGATGGAAGCCTTGCCAATAACCCTTACTCGG GTGAAGTCACCAAGTTTGGCCGTGGTGACTccacctccccagccccccccaccagcctgtctgccccccaggccccccagggCCAGAACCAGGGCCAgagccagcccccccagccccagggccAGCCCCAGGGCCAGCACCACAGCAGCCAGCAGGCCTTCCTGCCTCCGGGCTACAGCTACACGGGCCTGCCCTACTACGCCGGCATGCCCAGCGCCGTGCCCAGCGCAGCCTTCCAGTACGCCCCCACCATGTTCGTGCCCCCGGGCAGCCAGGGGCCGTCGTCGGCCAAGCAGCACGGCATGGGCCTTGGCCTGGGGAACCCGTCGGCCAGCCccttccagcagcagcagcagcaacagcaggccAGCAGCTACGGCCAGCACACCTTCAGCTCAG GGTACGAGGACCTGACCCAGGGGCCAGCAGGAGGGGACTACAGCAAAGGCTACAGCAACTCCTCCCAGACACAGGCCAAATCTACTGCTACAGGCCCTGGAAAAG GTGTCTCTGTGACATCAAGCAACTCTGGAGTGCCAGACATCAGTGGAACTGTTTACAACAAGACCCAG TCCTTTGATAAGCAGGGTTTCCATGCGGGGACCCCCCCACCCTTCAACTTGCCGTCAGCACTGGGAGGCCCGGGGCCCCTCAACCCTGGAGGAGCCCCTGGAGGCTACGCTCCGGCCCccttcctccacatcctccccGCCCACCAGCAACAACACTCCCAGCTGCTGCACCACCACCTGGCCCAGGAcggacag ggcGGACCAAGTCAACGTGGCCAGTCCAGCAGCATGCAGCAGAAGAGCCAGGTCAACAAGTCCAGCTATGGCAGCTCCCCATACTGGGCCAACTGA
- the ubap2a gene encoding ubiquitin-associated protein 2a isoform X2, translating into MMTSLGGDKARGPRDKALPASTHITQPQKQLQATAEQIRLAQMIYDKNDADFEGKVNQLMEVTGKNQDECMVALHDCNEDVNRAINFLLESTSDTTSWETVGKKKPLVKDGPSEGKENKENREKRAEREGSRGRGGANRRGKGASRNRQGRPEENGVEVAPVERVESSAERGRRGRGRGECIGCPFGSSGPVHALFGQGSGGRGRGRGPPVSRFSAQGMGTFNPADYTSERSAGTTQGEAWETGANNNSTDGTVAWRSTMDDWAAEDWSEDLSETKVFTSSCAPAAENHITTGQSVDLATLLQKPVGVRGGEEGGIKAPSAQNLVFTNSHHPPGQTRNGTGMSTGTTSYAHAALSSVLGAGFGDLGQSKRSQSSPGAQILEQLKGPGLGPLPSSQAPPPSTQLGSPLGRLPGLGAHGAPPSTSSWDIKGSEPSASQFSREFALQPEPSLVLSQLGQRHSGPPLPLACQPQPPTSSAPSQQTAAGAEVSAAATSPAQEGPLLTASGSKTAPSVGPDPQGSNTPQQQRAQLKVQKRRIPPSSKIPSSAVEMPGSADVPGLNLQFGALDFGSESALPDFGSADNCGGVGSRESPPAPTPAPQNQSSLYSKPHSESLVGPLSSSEPIYPSPSVAMPSLAPSLLGTASSVTPSSSSTPSSVPSSSPFVSAASDYDCGVAPHSRLAFSQSKENPGPVMNGLNGVRSAAALDKHGSATFTVRSVALSLPAPSVASTPKSESPASLSLSTSSAPPAHMPPSHSAALSSLATDMTSASLAQLNSHVSNSHSSVSALGSSSLTYTSVDSNVSSLAPLSGSSFSSAPPPSAHLVNSSISQLGHMSSMMSGAGGVHAALGLGPNGTGSNLNTPRTAPLLSSSTGKAPPNLSQGVPPLLPNQYIMGPGGLLPAYPQIYGYEDLHMLQSRLPMPSLQDYYGITFPGPTALSGRDGSLANNPYSGEVTKFGRGDSTSPAPPTSLSAPQAPQGQNQGQSQPPQPQGQPQGQHHSSQQAFLPPGYSYTGLPYYAGMPSAVPSAAFQYAPTMFVPPGSQGPSSAKQHGMGLGLGNPSASPFQQQQQQQQASSYGQHTFSSGYEDLTQGPAGGDYSKGYSNSSQTQAKSTATGPGKGVSVTSSNSGVPDISGTVYNKTQSFDKQGFHAGTPPPFNLPSALGGPGPLNPGGAPGGYAPAPFLHILPAHQQQHSQLLHHHLAQDGQGGPSQRGQSSSMQQKSQVNKSSYGSSPYWAN; encoded by the exons atgatgACCTCGCTGGGCGGCGACAAGGCCCGAGGCCCTCGGGACAAAGCGCTGCCTGCTTCCACACACATCACCCAACCACAGAAACAGCTCCAG gCAACCGCTGAGCAGATCCGGCTCGCCCAGATGATCTACGACAAGAATGATGCCGACTTTGAGGGCAAAGTTAACCAG TTGATGGAGGTGACGGGGAAGAACCAGGACGAGTGCATGGTGGCACTCCACGACTGCAACGAGGATGTCAACAGAGCCATAAACTTCCTCCTGGAGAGCACTTCTGACACG ACCTCCTGGGAGACAGTGGGGAAGAAGAAGCCCCTGGTGAAGGACGGCCCGTCGGAGGGcaaggagaacaaggagaaccgggagaagagggcagagagggagggcagccgGGGGCGAGGGGGCGCCAACCGGAGGGGCAAGGGGGCCAGTCGCAACCGGCAAG GGCGGCCGGAGGAGAACGGCGTGGAGGTGGCCCCggtagagagggtggagagctCGGCCGAGCGAGGCCGCAGGGGAAGAGGGCGAGGTGAGTGCATAGGCTGCCCCTTCGGCAGCTCAGGGCCCGTACACGCTCTCTTTGGCCAAG gaTCGGGAGGCCGAGGTAGAGGCAGGGGGCCACCAGTGAGCAGGTTCTCCGCCCAGGGAATGGG gaccttcAACCCAGCGGACTACACCTCCGAAAGAAGTGCGGGGACCACACAGGGAGAAGCGTGGGAGACGGgggccaacaacaacagcacagATGGGACAG TTGCCTGGAGAAGCACCATGGACGACTGGGCCGCCGAGGACTGGAGCGAGGAC ctctctgAGACCAAagtgttcacctcctcctgtgCGCCTGCTGCTGAGAACCACATCACGACTGGGCAAAG tGTGGACCTGGCTACCCTGCTGCAGAAGCCTGTGGGGgtacgaggaggagaggaggggggtatcAAAGCCCCCTCGGCCCAGAACTTGGTCTTCACCAACTCCCACCACCCCCCGGGCCAAACCCGCAACGGGACGGGCATGAGTACAGGCACCACCAGCTACGCACACGCTGCCCTG tcctCGGTGCTGGGCGCAGGGTTCGGGGACCTGGGCCAGTCCAAGAGGAGTCAGTCCAGTCCTGGGGCCCAAATCCTGGAGCAGCTCAAGGGGCCGGGCCTGGggcccctgccctcctctcaggCCCCCCCACCCAGCACACAGCTGGGCAGCCCCCTGGGGAGGCTGCCTGGGCTGGGGGCTCACGGGGCCCCACCCTCCACGTCCAGCTGGGATATTAAGGGCTCGGAGCCCAGCGCCTCCCAGTTTAGcc GGGAGTTTGCCCTGCAGCCCGAACCCTCCCTGGTGCTGAGCCAGCTGGGCCAGAGACACTCcggcccccccctgcccctggccTGCCAGCCGcagccccccacctcctccgccccctcccagcAGACTGCGGCCGGTGCCGAGGTCTCCGCCGCCGCCACCTCGCCCGCCCAGGAAGGACCCTTGCTCACGGCCAGCGGCTCCAAGACTGCCCCCAGCGTAGGGCCGGACCCTCAGGGCAGCAACACGCCGCAGCAGCAGCGGGCACAGCTAAAGGTCCAGAAACGAAGGATACCTCCCTCCTCGAAG ATCCCCTCCTCCGCAGTGGAGATGCCCGGCTCGGCTGACGTCCCCGGCCTCAACCTGCAGTTCGGGGCCCTGGACTTTGGCTCGGAGTCGGCACTGCCGGACTTTGGCTCGGCGGACAACTGCGGTGGCGTGGGGTCCAGGGAGTCCCCCCCTGCCCCGACACCCGCCCCCCAGAACCAGAGCAGCCTCTATTCCAAACCTCACAG CGAGTCTTTAGTCGGCCCACTCTCATCCTCGGAGCCCATCTATCCCTCCCCGTCGGTGGCCATGCCCAGCCTGGCCCCCTCCTTGTTGGGCACGGCCAGCTCTgtgaccccctcctcctcctccaccccctcctcggtcccctcctcctcgccctttGTCTCAGCGGCGAGCGACTATGACTGCGGCGTGGCTCCTCACTCACGTCTGGCCTTCTCTCAGAGCAAAGAGAACCCGGGACCGGTCATG AATGGTCTGAATGGTGTAAGGAGCGCAGCTGCTCTCGACA AACACGGCTCCGCGACTTTCACCGTGCGTTCTGTCGCTCTCTCCCTGCCAGCCCCGTCAGTGGCGTCCACACCAAAGTCCGAGTCTCCGGCGTCTCTGAGCCTCAGCACCAGCAGTGCCCCCCCCGCCCACATGCCCCCCTCCCACAGCGCCGCGCTCTCCAGCCTGGCGACCGACATGACGTCGGCCAGCCTAGCACAACTCAACAG CCATGTCAGTAATAGTCATTCCTCAGTCTCAGCTCTCGGATCCAGCTCCCTCACG TACACCAGTGTGGACAGCAACGTGAGCTCTCTGGCGCCCCTGTCGGGCTCCTCCTTCTCGTCGGCTCCGCCTCCCTCGGCCCACCTGGTCAACAGTAGCATAAGCCAGCTGGGTCACATGAGCAGCATGATGAGCGGGGCCGGGGGGGTCCACGccgccctgggcctgggcccgaACGGAACCGGCTCCAACCTCAACACCCCCAGGACCGCCccgctgctctcctcctccactg GGAAAGCTCCCCCTAACTTGTCCCAGGGGGTTCCCCCGCTGCTGCCCAACCAGTATATCATGGGTCCAGGAGGGCTGCTGCCAGCCTACCCA CAGATCTACGGATATGAGGACCTCCACATGTTACAGTCCAGACTGCCAATG CCCTCTTTGCAGGATTACTATGGAATCACATTCCCGGGCCCCACAGCTCTCTCTGGTAGAGATGGAAGCCTTGCCAATAACCCTTACTCGG GTGAAGTCACCAAGTTTGGCCGTGGTGACTccacctccccagccccccccaccagcctgtctgccccccaggccccccagggCCAGAACCAGGGCCAgagccagcccccccagccccagggccAGCCCCAGGGCCAGCACCACAGCAGCCAGCAGGCCTTCCTGCCTCCGGGCTACAGCTACACGGGCCTGCCCTACTACGCCGGCATGCCCAGCGCCGTGCCCAGCGCAGCCTTCCAGTACGCCCCCACCATGTTCGTGCCCCCGGGCAGCCAGGGGCCGTCGTCGGCCAAGCAGCACGGCATGGGCCTTGGCCTGGGGAACCCGTCGGCCAGCCccttccagcagcagcagcagcaacagcaggccAGCAGCTACGGCCAGCACACCTTCAGCTCAG GGTACGAGGACCTGACCCAGGGGCCAGCAGGAGGGGACTACAGCAAAGGCTACAGCAACTCCTCCCAGACACAGGCCAAATCTACTGCTACAGGCCCTGGAAAAG GTGTCTCTGTGACATCAAGCAACTCTGGAGTGCCAGACATCAGTGGAACTGTTTACAACAAGACCCAG TCCTTTGATAAGCAGGGTTTCCATGCGGGGACCCCCCCACCCTTCAACTTGCCGTCAGCACTGGGAGGCCCGGGGCCCCTCAACCCTGGAGGAGCCCCTGGAGGCTACGCTCCGGCCCccttcctccacatcctccccGCCCACCAGCAACAACACTCCCAGCTGCTGCACCACCACCTGGCCCAGGAcggacag ggcGGACCAAGTCAACGTGGCCAGTCCAGCAGCATGCAGCAGAAGAGCCAGGTCAACAAGTCCAGCTATGGCAGCTCCCCATACTGGGCCAACTGA